The following are from one region of the Chitinispirillales bacterium ANBcel5 genome:
- the larB gene encoding nickel pincer cofactor biosynthesis protein LarB, protein MDSGKIAALLKSVYEREIEPGEAMESLKDLPFKDMGFACIDHHRVLRKGFPEVIFCQNKTPEQVVSIAVSQISQEETVFGTRASKDTLDQVEKNIPGAEIDREASLFWRKSRFWEPKENTKGTVLVCSAGTADSAVARETVRTLDILGHPSEELFDVGVAGIHRLLARRELLLQASVIIVVAGMEGALASVVTGLVACPVIGVPTSVGYGSHLNGLVPLFSMLNCCSSGLTVVNVDNGFGAACAAAAMNTK, encoded by the coding sequence ATGGATAGTGGAAAAATTGCAGCGCTGCTTAAATCTGTTTATGAGCGGGAAATCGAACCAGGGGAGGCCATGGAGTCGCTTAAAGATCTGCCCTTTAAAGATATGGGGTTTGCCTGCATTGATCACCACAGGGTGCTGCGCAAGGGTTTTCCTGAGGTGATATTTTGTCAGAACAAAACACCGGAGCAGGTCGTTTCGATTGCCGTTTCACAGATCTCTCAGGAGGAGACCGTTTTTGGAACCAGAGCATCTAAAGATACTCTCGACCAGGTAGAGAAGAATATTCCGGGAGCTGAGATTGATCGGGAAGCTTCCCTTTTTTGGAGAAAATCGAGGTTTTGGGAGCCAAAAGAGAACACTAAGGGAACGGTGTTGGTTTGTTCTGCAGGAACCGCGGACAGTGCAGTTGCACGGGAGACTGTCAGGACCCTTGATATTCTCGGCCACCCTTCAGAGGAGCTTTTTGATGTAGGGGTAGCAGGTATTCACAGGCTTTTGGCCAGAAGAGAGCTTTTACTCCAGGCATCGGTAATAATTGTAGTTGCAGGTATGGAGGGGGCTTTGGCTTCCGTGGTGACAGGTTTAGTAGCCTGTCCGGTTATTGGAGTCCCCACAAGCGTGGGGTATGGTTCGCATTTAAACGGGCTGGTACCGCTTTTCTCCATGCTCAACTGCTGTTCCTCGGGACTTACTGTAGTTAACGTAGACAATGGGTTTGGAGCAGCATGTGCAGCTGCGGCGATGAATACCAAATGA
- a CDS encoding glycosyltransferase produces MISVVVSARNPVPGSPLERNIKKTIGTENELLIIKNSGGEVSLSSVYNFGLSKAKGEIVVFMHDDLFFMRPDWGLVLQDKFLKNPYLGVVGLAGTQYLHADNYSWTSAGRPYLKGQLLYHFENGDFFATLFSDQKGDFEVVCCTGVFMAVRSEVFASARFDEDNFDDFYFHDLDFCMQVRNNWRIMVTTDILAKHCSPGSFGKQYHLYGSRFMNKHLGSLPASCAETSPDSDNYVPVKCVNLKGKMSHSIIV; encoded by the coding sequence ATGATTAGTGTTGTTGTATCTGCTAGAAATCCTGTACCTGGTTCGCCTCTTGAAAGGAACATTAAAAAAACTATAGGTACAGAGAATGAGCTGCTTATAATCAAAAATTCAGGAGGAGAGGTCAGTTTATCCTCGGTATATAATTTTGGTTTGAGTAAGGCAAAGGGAGAAATTGTGGTCTTTATGCACGATGATCTCTTTTTTATGCGGCCTGACTGGGGTCTGGTGCTTCAGGATAAATTCTTAAAGAATCCGTATCTGGGAGTAGTGGGACTTGCTGGTACTCAATATCTTCATGCCGATAATTACTCCTGGACATCAGCTGGGCGTCCCTATTTAAAGGGCCAGCTGCTTTATCATTTCGAAAACGGAGATTTCTTCGCCACTCTTTTCTCCGATCAAAAGGGTGATTTTGAAGTTGTTTGCTGCACAGGTGTGTTTATGGCGGTTAGAAGTGAAGTGTTTGCATCTGCCCGATTTGATGAAGATAACTTTGATGATTTCTACTTTCACGACCTGGATTTTTGCATGCAGGTACGAAATAACTGGAGAATAATGGTCACCACCGATATATTGGCCAAGCATTGCTCTCCGGGTTCTTTTGGAAAACAGTATCACTTATATGGCTCCCGTTTTATGAACAAACACTTGGGTTCCCTGCCTGCCTCCTGTGCAGAAACCAGCCCTGATTCAGATAATTATGTGCCGGTGAAGTGTGTTAATCTAAAAGGAAAGATGAGCCATAGTATCATTGTGTAG
- the dusB gene encoding tRNA dihydrouridine synthase DusB translates to MDIFRQKSIILAPMAGITETVFRQLCREHGADIVVSEMVSAEGIKYRSANTLSLLKFRASERPIGIQLFGADPNSLADAARFVQDYCNPDFIDLNAGCPVPKVVGKNGGSALLKDRKLFEGILKEMVKAVSIPVTVKIRSGWFKYEWVDVELARVAEQCGVSAITLHPRSKTMVFAGTAFRERIGEVKRAVSVPVVGNGDICSGEDALAMLSETGCDSVMIGRGSYGNPWIFEQARACIKNRAITLPHRREKEEVVLNHLKKYAQEHGELRASKEMKKHVAWYLRGNVGASTMRNRVFRSSSISELCELVKEAYSEQGD, encoded by the coding sequence ATGGATATTTTTAGACAAAAAAGCATTATTCTTGCCCCTATGGCAGGAATTACCGAAACCGTTTTTCGCCAACTATGCAGAGAACACGGGGCAGATATAGTTGTATCAGAGATGGTGTCTGCTGAGGGGATAAAGTACCGCTCGGCCAATACTCTTTCGCTTTTGAAATTTAGAGCATCTGAGCGTCCCATTGGAATACAGCTTTTTGGTGCCGATCCTAATTCCCTGGCTGATGCAGCGCGTTTTGTGCAGGACTATTGTAACCCTGATTTCATCGATCTGAATGCCGGATGCCCGGTCCCAAAGGTTGTGGGCAAAAATGGTGGATCTGCTCTGCTTAAGGATAGAAAACTCTTTGAAGGGATACTCAAAGAGATGGTGAAAGCAGTATCGATTCCGGTAACGGTAAAAATCCGATCAGGTTGGTTTAAATATGAGTGGGTTGATGTGGAATTGGCCAGGGTTGCTGAACAGTGCGGAGTGAGTGCCATTACTCTGCATCCACGCTCTAAAACGATGGTTTTTGCCGGTACAGCTTTTAGGGAGAGAATAGGAGAGGTTAAGCGGGCAGTTTCCGTGCCGGTGGTTGGTAATGGAGATATATGCAGTGGTGAGGATGCCCTTGCTATGTTGTCCGAAACCGGTTGTGACTCAGTAATGATTGGCAGGGGCAGCTACGGTAATCCCTGGATTTTTGAGCAGGCCAGGGCTTGTATTAAAAACCGTGCGATTACCTTGCCTCACAGGCGGGAAAAGGAAGAGGTTGTACTCAATCACCTAAAAAAGTACGCACAGGAGCATGGAGAGTTACGGGCTTCTAAGGAGATGAAAAAGCATGTGGCATGGTATCTTAGAGGTAATGTAGGCGCTTCTACTATGCGTAACAGGGTTTTTCGTTCAAGTTCCATTTCAGAGCTTTGTGAACTGGTTAAAGAGGCTTATTCAGAACAGGGAGACTAA